The following are encoded together in the Streptomyces sp. NBC_00341 genome:
- a CDS encoding pseudouridine synthase yields MRGRAKPPPSPLPQRDGIDPVRVRLPEDPGGQWPTVRDHLLERFGGAIGADRLDAMIAAGRFVSAKGPVTGREPYAAGRYLWFHRDFAPEEPVPFPVGVVHRDEHLVVADKPHFLATTPRGRHITETAVARLRRELGLPLLQPAHRLDRLTAGLVLFVVRPEERGAYQTLFRDRLVRKEYEAVAPYDARLAFPRTVRSLIVKERGVIAAREEPGEPNSESRIELLEHREGLGRYRLLPATGRTHQLRVHMNGLGLPLVHDPVYPVVEAEGAPDDWSRPLQLLARVLEFTDPVTGEPRRFESGLRLSAWPQG; encoded by the coding sequence GTGAGGGGCCGCGCCAAGCCTCCCCCGTCCCCGTTGCCGCAGCGCGACGGGATCGATCCGGTGCGGGTGCGGCTCCCCGAGGACCCCGGTGGGCAGTGGCCCACGGTGCGTGATCATCTGCTGGAGCGGTTCGGCGGCGCGATCGGGGCGGACCGGCTCGACGCCATGATCGCGGCCGGCCGGTTCGTCTCGGCCAAGGGCCCGGTGACGGGCCGGGAGCCGTACGCGGCGGGCCGGTACCTCTGGTTCCACCGGGACTTCGCGCCGGAGGAGCCGGTGCCGTTCCCGGTCGGTGTCGTGCACCGTGACGAGCACCTGGTCGTCGCGGACAAGCCGCACTTCCTGGCGACGACGCCGCGCGGCCGGCACATCACCGAGACGGCGGTGGCCCGGCTCCGCCGCGAGCTGGGCCTTCCGCTGCTCCAGCCGGCGCACCGGCTCGACCGGCTGACGGCGGGGCTCGTGCTGTTCGTCGTGCGGCCCGAGGAGCGGGGCGCCTACCAGACGCTGTTCCGGGACCGCCTGGTGCGCAAGGAGTACGAGGCGGTGGCGCCGTACGACGCGCGCCTCGCCTTCCCGCGCACCGTGCGCAGCCTGATCGTCAAGGAGCGCGGGGTGATCGCCGCCCGTGAGGAGCCGGGCGAGCCGAACAGCGAGAGCCGGATCGAGCTGCTGGAGCACCGGGAGGGCCTCGGCCGCTACCGGCTGCTGCCCGCCACCGGGCGGACGCATCAGCTGCGGGTCCACATGAACGGCCTGGGGCTGCCGCTCGTCCATGACCCGGTCTATCCCGTGGTCGAGGCGGAGGGGGCGCCGGACGACTGGTCGCGCCCGCTCCAACTGCTGGCGCGGGTGCTGGAGTTCACCGACCCGGTCACGGGAGAGCCGCGCCGCTTCGAGAGCGGGCTGCGGCTCTCCGCGTGGCCGCAGGGGTGA
- a CDS encoding MBL fold metallo-hydrolase, with protein sequence MTARIDHLVTSGTFALDGGEWDVDNNVWIVGDDTEAVVIDAAHDAAAIEAALNGRTLRAIICTHAHNDHIDAAPALADATGAPILLHPDDLPLWKQTHPDRAPDGELADGQELTIAGTALKVLHTPGHAPGAVCLYAPGLSTVFTGDTLFRGGPGATGRSFSHFPTIVASIRDRLLALDPDTAVRTGHGDSTTIGAEAPHLDEWIARGH encoded by the coding sequence ATGACCGCCCGCATCGACCACCTCGTCACCTCCGGCACCTTCGCCCTGGACGGCGGCGAATGGGACGTCGACAACAACGTCTGGATCGTCGGTGACGACACGGAGGCGGTCGTCATCGACGCCGCCCACGACGCCGCCGCGATCGAGGCCGCGCTGAACGGCCGTACGCTGCGCGCCATCATCTGCACCCACGCGCACAACGACCACATCGACGCGGCCCCGGCGCTCGCCGACGCCACCGGCGCGCCGATCCTGCTGCACCCCGACGACCTGCCGCTGTGGAAGCAGACCCACCCGGACCGGGCCCCCGACGGCGAACTCGCCGACGGCCAGGAGTTGACGATCGCCGGTACGGCCCTCAAGGTGCTGCACACGCCGGGACACGCCCCGGGCGCTGTCTGCCTGTACGCCCCCGGGCTGTCCACCGTCTTCACCGGCGACACGCTCTTCCGGGGCGGGCCCGGCGCCACCGGCCGGTCGTTCTCCCACTTCCCGACGATCGTCGCCTCGATCAGGGACCGGCTGCTCGCCCTCGACCCGGACACCGCCGTCCGCACCGGGCACGGTGACTCCACGACCATCGGCGCGGAGGCCCCGCACCTGGACGAATGGATCGCCCGCGGCCACTGA
- a CDS encoding S-(hydroxymethyl)mycothiol dehydrogenase, giving the protein MAQHVQGVIAPGKNEPVRVETIVIPDPGPGEAVVKIQACGVCHTDLHYKQGGINDEFPFLLGHEAAGVVESVGEGVTDVEPGDFVVLNWRAVCGQCRACLRGRPWYCFDTHNAKQKMTLLDGTELSPALGIGAFAEKTLVASGQCTKVDPEVAPAVAGLLGCGVMAGIGAAINTGQVGRGDSVAVIGCGGVGDAAIAGARLAGAAKIIAVDIDDRKLETAKKMGATHSVNSRAQDPVEAIRALTDGNGADVVIEAVGRPETYKQAFYARDLAGTVVLVGVPTPEMQLELPLLDVFGRGGSLKSSWYGDCLPSRDFPMLIDLHQQGRIDLGAFVTETIALGDIEQAFARMHDGDVLRSVVVL; this is encoded by the coding sequence ATGGCGCAGCACGTACAAGGGGTCATCGCACCGGGAAAGAACGAGCCGGTACGGGTCGAGACGATCGTCATCCCGGACCCCGGCCCCGGCGAGGCCGTGGTGAAGATCCAGGCGTGCGGCGTGTGCCACACCGATCTGCACTACAAGCAGGGCGGCATCAACGACGAGTTCCCCTTCCTCCTCGGCCACGAGGCCGCGGGTGTCGTGGAGTCCGTCGGCGAGGGCGTCACGGACGTCGAACCGGGCGACTTCGTCGTCCTCAACTGGCGCGCGGTGTGCGGGCAGTGCCGCGCCTGTCTGCGAGGCCGCCCCTGGTACTGCTTCGACACCCACAACGCCAAGCAGAAGATGACCCTGCTGGACGGCACCGAGCTGTCGCCCGCGCTCGGCATCGGCGCCTTCGCGGAGAAGACCCTGGTCGCCTCCGGCCAGTGCACCAAGGTCGACCCCGAGGTCGCCCCGGCCGTCGCCGGACTCCTCGGCTGCGGCGTTATGGCGGGCATCGGCGCCGCCATCAACACCGGTCAGGTCGGCCGGGGCGACTCGGTCGCCGTCATCGGCTGCGGCGGCGTCGGTGACGCGGCGATCGCCGGTGCCCGGCTCGCCGGTGCGGCGAAGATCATCGCGGTGGACATCGACGACCGCAAGCTGGAGACGGCGAAGAAGATGGGTGCCACGCACTCCGTCAACTCCCGCGCCCAGGACCCGGTCGAGGCCATCCGCGCACTCACCGACGGCAACGGCGCCGACGTCGTCATCGAGGCGGTCGGCCGCCCGGAGACGTACAAGCAGGCGTTCTACGCCCGCGACCTCGCCGGCACCGTCGTCCTGGTCGGCGTCCCCACCCCGGAGATGCAGCTCGAACTCCCACTCCTGGACGTCTTCGGCCGGGGCGGCTCGCTCAAGTCCTCCTGGTACGGCGACTGCCTGCCCTCGCGCGACTTCCCGATGCTCATCGACCTCCACCAGCAGGGCCGGATCGACCTCGGCGCGTTCGTCACCGAGACCATCGCGCTCGGAGACATCGAGCAGGCCTTCGCCCGGATGCACGACGGCGACGTCCTGCGCTCGGTGGTGGTCCTCTGA
- a CDS encoding FadR/GntR family transcriptional regulator, giving the protein MTTPAQGLHTHVLDTLGLEIAAGEHLPGQVLRTDELARRFDVSRTVVREVVRVLESMHLVESRRRVGVTVRPTEEWNVYDPQVIRWRLAGTDRPRQLRSLTVLRSAIEPVAASLAARHATPDQCAQLTERALGMVATSRGQQLEGYLEHDIAFHRIVLNASGNEMFARLGDVVAEVLAGRTHHQVMFEDPDPAAVTLHVRLAEAVREGDAAQAERLTKEIAVGALHELDVLAP; this is encoded by the coding sequence ATGACCACACCTGCCCAGGGGCTGCATACGCATGTGCTGGACACCCTGGGTCTGGAGATCGCCGCGGGAGAGCACCTGCCCGGCCAGGTGCTGCGCACCGACGAGCTGGCCCGACGCTTCGACGTCTCCCGTACGGTCGTACGCGAGGTCGTCCGCGTCCTGGAGTCCATGCACCTGGTCGAGTCCCGGCGCCGGGTCGGCGTGACCGTGCGGCCGACCGAGGAGTGGAACGTCTACGACCCGCAGGTCATCCGGTGGCGGCTGGCCGGCACCGACCGGCCGCGCCAGCTGCGCTCACTGACGGTGCTGCGCTCGGCGATCGAGCCCGTCGCCGCCTCGCTCGCCGCCCGGCACGCCACCCCTGACCAGTGCGCGCAGCTCACCGAGCGGGCCCTCGGCATGGTCGCCACCTCGCGCGGCCAGCAGCTGGAGGGGTATCTGGAACACGACATCGCCTTCCACCGCATCGTCCTCAACGCCTCCGGCAACGAGATGTTCGCCCGCCTCGGGGACGTGGTCGCGGAGGTCCTGGCGGGACGCACCCACCACCAGGTGATGTTCGAGGACCCCGACCCGGCCGCCGTCACCCTCCACGTCCGGCTCGCCGAAGCGGTGCGCGAGGGCGACGCGGCGCAGGCGGAGCGGCTCACGAAGGAGATCGCGGTGGGCGCCCTGCACGAGCTGGACGTACTCGCGCCCTGA
- a CDS encoding gluconokinase: MSTPHVVVVMGVAGTGKTTIGPLLAAALGVPYAEGDDFHPPANIAKMSAGTPLEDADRWPWLDAIGQWAHGRAGLGGVVSSSALKRAYRDRLRAEAPGAVFLHLTGDRSLIEERMADRKGHFMPAALLDSQFATLQPLADDEAGVAVDVAGTPEEITQRAVAALRRLEN; encoded by the coding sequence ATGAGCACCCCCCACGTCGTCGTGGTGATGGGCGTGGCAGGGACCGGCAAGACCACGATCGGCCCCCTGCTCGCCGCCGCACTGGGCGTTCCGTACGCCGAGGGCGACGATTTCCACCCCCCGGCGAACATCGCCAAGATGTCGGCCGGCACTCCGCTGGAGGATGCCGACCGGTGGCCCTGGCTCGACGCGATCGGCCAGTGGGCACACGGCCGGGCCGGGCTCGGCGGCGTGGTCAGCAGCTCGGCGCTGAAGCGGGCCTACCGCGACCGGCTGCGCGCGGAGGCTCCCGGTGCCGTGTTCCTGCATCTGACCGGCGACCGGTCCCTGATCGAGGAGCGGATGGCGGACCGCAAGGGCCACTTCATGCCGGCCGCGCTCCTCGACTCGCAGTTCGCCACCCTCCAGCCCCTGGCTGACGACGAGGCCGGGGTCGCCGTGGATGTGGCCGGCACCCCGGAGGAAATCACCCAGCGAGCCGTCGCCGCGTTGCGCCGGCTCGAGAACTAA
- a CDS encoding GntP family permease, whose protein sequence is MTSLSVETLAADAVEPITSAGNAQLGIAVLAGIAVIVLLITKFKMHAFLALTIGSLALGSFAGAAPEKTIASFTAGLGSTVAGVGVLIALGAILGKLLADSGGADQIVDTILARTSNRAMPWAMVLIASIVGLPLFFEVGIVLMIPVVLLVAKRGNYSLMRIGIPALAGLSVMHGLIPPHPGPLVAIDALGANLGITLALGVVVAIPTVILAGPVFSRYAARWVDIKAPEKMIPQRPSEDLDRRPSFGATLATILLPVVLMLVKALVDIVVDDPEQGLQRVTDVIGSPLIALLAAVIVAMFTLGRAAGFTKGRLSSTVEKSLAPIAGVLLIVGAGGGFKQTLVDAGVGQMILDISESWSIPALLLGWLIAVAIRLATGSATVATISAAGLVAPLAADMSTSHVALLVLAVGAGSLFFSHVNDAGFWLVKEYFGMDVGQTVKTWSVMETIISVVSLVFILLLSLIL, encoded by the coding sequence GTGACCAGTCTCAGCGTCGAGACGCTGGCAGCGGACGCCGTCGAACCGATCACCTCGGCCGGCAACGCCCAGTTGGGCATTGCCGTCCTGGCGGGCATCGCCGTCATCGTCCTGCTCATCACCAAGTTCAAGATGCACGCGTTCCTCGCGCTCACCATCGGCTCGCTGGCGCTCGGTTCGTTCGCCGGCGCCGCGCCGGAGAAGACGATCGCGAGCTTCACCGCGGGCCTCGGCTCGACCGTCGCGGGCGTCGGTGTCCTCATCGCGCTCGGCGCGATCCTGGGCAAGCTGCTCGCCGACTCCGGCGGTGCGGACCAGATCGTCGACACCATCCTCGCGCGGACGAGCAACCGGGCCATGCCCTGGGCGATGGTCCTGATCGCCTCGATCGTCGGTCTGCCGCTGTTCTTCGAGGTCGGGATCGTGCTGATGATCCCGGTGGTGCTGCTCGTCGCCAAGCGCGGCAACTACTCCCTGATGCGGATCGGCATCCCGGCCCTGGCCGGCCTCTCCGTGATGCACGGGCTCATCCCCCCGCACCCCGGCCCGCTGGTGGCGATCGACGCCCTCGGCGCCAACCTCGGCATCACGCTGGCCCTCGGTGTGGTCGTCGCGATCCCGACGGTGATCCTCGCGGGTCCGGTCTTCTCGCGCTACGCCGCCCGCTGGGTGGACATCAAGGCGCCGGAGAAGATGATCCCGCAGCGCCCGTCGGAGGACCTGGACCGCCGGCCCAGCTTCGGCGCCACGCTGGCGACGATCCTGCTGCCCGTCGTCCTGATGCTGGTCAAGGCGCTCGTGGACATCGTCGTGGACGACCCCGAGCAGGGTCTCCAGCGGGTGACCGACGTGATCGGCTCGCCGCTGATCGCACTGCTGGCGGCCGTCATCGTCGCCATGTTCACGCTGGGCCGGGCGGCCGGTTTCACCAAGGGCCGGCTCTCCTCCACCGTCGAGAAGTCCCTCGCCCCGATCGCCGGGGTGCTGCTGATCGTCGGCGCGGGCGGCGGGTTCAAGCAGACCCTGGTCGACGCCGGCGTGGGCCAGATGATCCTGGACATATCCGAGAGCTGGTCGATCCCCGCGCTGCTGCTCGGCTGGCTGATCGCCGTGGCGATCCGGCTCGCGACCGGCTCCGCGACCGTCGCCACCATCTCGGCGGCCGGTCTGGTCGCCCCGCTGGCGGCCGACATGTCGACCTCCCACGTCGCACTGCTGGTGCTGGCCGTGGGCGCGGGCTCGCTCTTCTTCAGCCATGTCAACGACGCCGGGTTCTGGCTGGTGAAGGAGTACTTCGGGATGGACGTCGGCCAGACGGTGAAGACCTGGTCGGTCATGGAGACCATCATCTCCGTGGTCTCACTGGTCTTCATCCTGCTGCTGTCGCTGATCCTCTAG
- a CDS encoding cytochrome b/b6 domain-containing protein — protein MTSTPGSAGPTAVTTPPRPEASGRVRRFGRPVRWVHRTTAALMLLCVASAACLYVPQFAELVGRRHLVVTVHEWSGLLIPVPLLAGLLARSLRADLGRLNRFGPHDRQWLRAVRRRDRRPGSRPAGKFNAGQKLYAAWIAGAVLVMAGTGLLMWFTGLAPLMWRTGATFVHDWLALAVGLVLAGHIAMAYADPEARRGMRSGSVGREWARREHPLWRAPDEPLEDQRQQQDEDQ, from the coding sequence ATGACGTCGACGCCTGGGTCGGCCGGTCCAACGGCCGTGACGACGCCCCCACGACCTGAGGCATCCGGCCGGGTACGGCGGTTCGGCCGGCCGGTGCGCTGGGTGCACCGCACCACCGCGGCCCTGATGCTCCTCTGCGTGGCGTCGGCCGCCTGTCTGTACGTGCCGCAGTTCGCCGAACTCGTCGGCCGCCGCCATCTGGTGGTCACCGTCCACGAGTGGTCCGGGCTGCTCATTCCCGTACCGCTGCTGGCGGGGCTGCTGGCGCGGTCCCTGCGCGCCGATCTGGGCCGGCTCAACCGCTTCGGGCCGCACGACCGGCAGTGGCTGCGGGCGGTCCGCCGCCGGGACCGGCGGCCGGGGTCGCGGCCCGCCGGGAAGTTCAACGCCGGGCAGAAGCTGTACGCGGCCTGGATCGCGGGTGCGGTGCTGGTGATGGCGGGGACCGGGCTGCTGATGTGGTTCACCGGGCTGGCCCCGCTGATGTGGCGGACCGGCGCGACCTTCGTCCACGACTGGCTGGCCCTGGCCGTCGGCCTGGTGCTGGCCGGTCACATCGCGATGGCGTACGCCGACCCGGAGGCACGCCGCGGCATGCGCTCCGGGTCGGTGGGGCGGGAGTGGGCCCGCCGTGAGCACCCGCTGTGGCGGGCGCCGGACGAGCCGCTAGAGGATCAGCGACAGCAGCAGGATGAAGACCAGTGA
- a CDS encoding molybdopterin-dependent oxidoreductase, which yields MNSPPPGAGPDPAAPGPDPDAVGAPVGRRLVLTMLGLGAAGLVAAPVLQRTLESGLGAVADKDPTGLTGLLPNGGGFRYYSVASSVPSKGAADYRLTVDGLVDHPATYTLDALKALPQTRMVRDVQCVTGWRVPQTPFEGVRLSALLDAAGVRPDAKAIRFTCFDGTYSESLTLAQARRADVLVALRMQDRPVPHSHGGPVRLYVAPMYFYKSAKWLSGITVTDSVRPGYWEELGYDVDAWVGRSNGRDDAPTT from the coding sequence GTGAACAGTCCTCCTCCCGGCGCCGGCCCCGATCCGGCGGCGCCCGGACCCGATCCGGACGCCGTCGGCGCCCCCGTCGGCCGCCGCCTGGTCCTGACGATGCTCGGCCTCGGCGCCGCCGGGCTGGTCGCCGCGCCGGTCCTGCAGCGGACCCTGGAATCCGGTCTGGGCGCGGTCGCCGACAAGGACCCCACCGGGCTGACCGGCCTGCTGCCCAACGGCGGCGGCTTCCGGTACTACTCGGTGGCGTCCTCCGTACCGTCGAAGGGCGCGGCCGACTACCGGCTGACCGTCGACGGACTGGTCGACCACCCGGCCACGTACACCCTGGACGCCCTGAAGGCGCTGCCGCAGACGCGGATGGTGCGGGACGTCCAGTGCGTCACCGGCTGGCGGGTGCCGCAGACCCCGTTCGAGGGCGTACGGCTCTCCGCGCTGCTGGACGCGGCGGGGGTCCGGCCGGACGCGAAGGCGATCCGTTTCACCTGCTTCGACGGCACCTACAGCGAGAGCCTCACCCTCGCCCAGGCCCGCCGAGCCGACGTGCTGGTCGCGCTGCGCATGCAGGACCGGCCGGTGCCCCACTCCCACGGCGGCCCGGTCCGGCTCTACGTGGCCCCGATGTACTTCTACAAGTCGGCGAAATGGCTCTCCGGGATCACCGTCACGGACTCCGTACGCCCCGGATACTGGGAGGAGCTCGGCTATGACGTCGACGCCTGGGTCGGCCGGTCCAACGGCCGTGACGACGCCCCCACGACCTGA
- a CDS encoding ASCH domain-containing protein, whose product MPNREALKPFLLAFPGPLRDQLVAAVLDGRKVSTSGLLVEYEIEREELPPVGERSALIDSGGREIAVLEVTEVRVLRLADVGLQHALDEGEGYASVAEWRAGHERFWHSEEMRDALGDPEFTVDDDTMIVAERFRVVERVGPDAPQG is encoded by the coding sequence ATGCCGAACCGCGAAGCCCTCAAGCCCTTCCTGCTCGCCTTCCCCGGCCCGCTGCGCGACCAGTTGGTCGCCGCGGTCCTGGACGGGCGGAAGGTGTCGACCTCCGGCCTGCTCGTGGAGTACGAGATCGAGAGGGAGGAGCTGCCTCCGGTCGGTGAGCGGTCCGCCCTCATCGACTCCGGCGGCCGGGAGATCGCGGTGCTCGAAGTGACCGAGGTGCGTGTGCTGCGGCTCGCCGACGTCGGCCTCCAGCACGCGCTGGACGAGGGCGAGGGCTATGCGTCGGTCGCCGAGTGGCGGGCGGGCCACGAGCGGTTCTGGCACAGCGAGGAGATGCGGGACGCGCTCGGCGACCCGGAGTTCACCGTGGACGACGACACGATGATCGTCGCCGAGCGGTTCCGGGTCGTCGAGCGCGTCGGCCCCGACGCCCCGCAGGGCTGA
- a CDS encoding aromatic acid exporter family protein, which yields MPGVAEPVINLVRRTTEPVAAQTLRSTGAAVIAFAVATATLTEPAPLTAPLTALLVVQVTLYATVNMSVKRVTAVVVGVLIASGFSALVGLSWWSLGLTIFTALIIGRLVRVDEFVPEVAISAMLVLGVTSVSARTSMAWERVFETLIGAGVGLLFNLLFAPPVWVQTAGTSIDGLAREMGQMFRDLGSDLARPVTVPEAADRLHRARRLDHDIVEVDASLRQAEESLMLNPRVRQGLLHRVVLRTGLDTLEICAVVVRVLSRTLTDLAKDRGDEPLFPAEVAAHITELFGQMAGAIESFSVLITTPMAASAEEAEDRLADALTTSRATRDLVADMLLAAVQEHPRKWQLHGALLAEVDRILDELDIEKRAERLGQELDRRSADLHERHPRLLTFRRRLGLVKGAGREKGAEEAQAR from the coding sequence ATGCCAGGAGTAGCCGAACCCGTCATCAACCTCGTCCGGCGCACCACCGAGCCCGTGGCCGCGCAGACCCTGCGCTCCACGGGCGCGGCGGTGATCGCCTTTGCCGTGGCGACCGCGACGCTGACCGAACCCGCACCGCTGACCGCACCGCTGACCGCGCTGCTCGTCGTCCAGGTCACCCTCTACGCCACCGTCAACATGTCGGTCAAGCGTGTGACCGCCGTGGTCGTCGGCGTCCTCATCGCGAGCGGATTCAGCGCCCTGGTCGGCCTGTCCTGGTGGAGCCTGGGGCTGACCATCTTCACCGCGCTGATCATCGGCAGACTGGTCCGGGTCGACGAGTTCGTCCCCGAGGTGGCGATCAGCGCCATGCTGGTCCTCGGCGTCACCTCGGTGTCCGCGAGGACGAGCATGGCGTGGGAGCGCGTGTTCGAGACGTTGATCGGCGCGGGCGTGGGCCTGCTGTTCAACCTGCTGTTCGCCCCGCCCGTCTGGGTGCAGACCGCGGGCACGTCCATCGACGGACTGGCCCGCGAGATGGGGCAGATGTTCCGCGACCTGGGCAGCGACCTCGCCCGTCCGGTCACCGTCCCGGAGGCGGCGGACCGGCTGCACCGGGCCCGCCGTCTCGACCACGACATCGTCGAGGTGGACGCCTCCCTGCGGCAGGCGGAGGAAAGCCTCATGCTCAATCCGAGGGTGCGGCAGGGGCTGCTCCACCGGGTGGTGCTGCGCACCGGTCTGGACACGCTGGAGATCTGCGCGGTCGTCGTGCGGGTGCTGTCCAGGACGCTGACCGACCTCGCCAAGGACCGGGGCGACGAACCCCTGTTCCCCGCCGAGGTCGCCGCCCACATCACGGAACTGTTCGGACAGATGGCGGGGGCCATCGAAAGCTTCTCGGTGCTCATCACCACCCCGATGGCCGCCAGCGCGGAGGAGGCGGAGGACCGGCTCGCCGACGCGCTCACCACCAGCCGGGCGACCCGCGACCTGGTGGCGGACATGCTGCTGGCCGCCGTCCAGGAACACCCCAGGAAGTGGCAGCTGCACGGGGCCCTGCTCGCCGAGGTGGACCGCATCCTGGACGAGCTGGACATCGAGAAGCGCGCCGAGCGCCTGGGCCAGGAGCTCGACCGGCGTTCGGCCGATCTGCACGAGCGCCATCCCCGGCTGCTCACGTTCCGGCGCCGGCTGGGCCTCGTGAAGGGCGCGGGCCGGGAGAAGGGGGCCGAGGAGGCCCAGGCGCGGTGA
- a CDS encoding FAD-binding dehydrogenase — MAYDADVIVIGAGLAGLVATAELVDAGRSVIVLDQEPEQSLGGQAHWSFGGLFLVDSPEQRRMRIKDTHELALQDWLGTAGFDREEDHWPRKWAEAYVDFAAGEKRSWLHQQGMRFFPVVGWAERGGYDANGHGNSVPRFHITWGTGPGVVAPFERRVREGVAKGLVTFRFRHRVTGLGRTGGAIDTVSGEILEPSGAARGTASSREAAGAFELRAQAVIVTSGGIGGNHELVRKQWPQRLGTPPDRMLCGVPAHVDGLMLGITEEAGAHHINRDRMWHYTEGIENWNPIWAKHAIRILPGPSSLWLDARGKRLPVPLFPGFDTLGTLEHIMRTGHDYTWFVLDQKIIGKEFALSGSEQNPDLTGKSVRGVIGRARADVPAPVKAFMDNGADFVVEDDLGALVRGMNALTGDGLIDEDDLRREITARDREIANPFTKDLQITAIRGARAYLGDKLIRTAAPHRILDPKAGPLIAVRLNILTRKSLGGLETDLSSRVLTADGTPLAGVYAAGEAAGFGGGGVHGYRSLEGTFLGGCIFSGRAAGRAAAQAVG; from the coding sequence ATGGCGTACGACGCTGATGTGATCGTGATCGGGGCGGGACTCGCCGGGCTGGTCGCCACCGCCGAGCTGGTCGACGCGGGCCGCTCGGTGATCGTGCTCGACCAGGAGCCCGAGCAGTCGCTCGGCGGTCAGGCGCACTGGTCCTTCGGCGGGCTCTTCCTCGTCGACTCACCCGAACAGCGCCGGATGCGGATCAAGGACACGCATGAACTGGCCCTCCAGGACTGGCTGGGCACGGCGGGCTTCGACCGCGAGGAGGACCACTGGCCGAGGAAGTGGGCCGAGGCGTACGTCGACTTCGCCGCCGGTGAGAAGCGCTCCTGGCTGCACCAGCAGGGCATGCGGTTCTTCCCCGTCGTCGGCTGGGCCGAGCGCGGCGGGTACGACGCGAACGGCCACGGCAACTCCGTCCCCCGCTTCCACATCACCTGGGGCACCGGGCCCGGTGTCGTCGCCCCGTTCGAGCGCCGGGTCCGCGAGGGCGTCGCCAAGGGCCTGGTCACCTTCCGCTTCCGCCACCGGGTCACCGGTCTCGGCCGCACCGGGGGCGCCATCGACACCGTCAGCGGCGAGATCCTGGAGCCGAGCGGCGCGGCGCGCGGGACCGCGAGCAGCCGCGAGGCGGCCGGCGCCTTCGAGCTGCGGGCCCAGGCGGTGATCGTCACCTCCGGCGGCATCGGCGGCAACCACGAGCTCGTGCGCAAGCAGTGGCCGCAGCGGCTCGGCACCCCGCCCGACAGGATGCTCTGCGGCGTGCCCGCCCACGTGGACGGGCTGATGCTCGGCATCACGGAGGAGGCGGGCGCCCACCACATCAACCGCGACCGGATGTGGCACTACACCGAGGGCATCGAGAACTGGAACCCGATCTGGGCCAAGCACGCCATCCGCATCCTGCCCGGCCCTTCCTCGCTCTGGCTGGACGCCCGGGGCAAGCGGCTGCCCGTCCCGCTCTTCCCCGGCTTCGACACGCTCGGCACCCTCGAACACATCATGCGCACCGGCCACGACTACACCTGGTTCGTGCTGGACCAGAAGATCATCGGCAAGGAGTTCGCGCTCTCCGGCTCCGAGCAGAACCCCGACCTGACCGGCAAGTCCGTCCGGGGCGTGATCGGCCGGGCGCGCGCGGACGTGCCCGCTCCGGTGAAGGCGTTCATGGACAACGGGGCGGACTTCGTCGTCGAGGACGACCTCGGCGCCCTGGTGCGCGGCATGAACGCCCTGACCGGCGACGGGCTCATCGACGAGGACGACCTGCGCCGCGAGATCACCGCCCGCGACCGCGAGATCGCCAACCCCTTCACCAAGGACCTCCAGATCACCGCGATCCGGGGCGCCCGCGCCTACCTGGGCGACAAGCTGATCCGGACCGCCGCGCCGCACCGCATCCTCGACCCCAAGGCCGGGCCGCTGATCGCCGTACGGCTGAACATCCTCACCCGCAAATCGCTCGGCGGCCTGGAGACGGACCTGTCCTCCCGGGTCCTCACCGCGGACGGCACCCCGCTGGCCGGGGTCTACGCGGCCGGCGAGGCGGCCGGGTTCGGCGGCGGCGGGGTGCACGGCTACCGGTCGCTGGAGGGCACCTTCCTCGGCGGCTGCATCTTCTCCGGCCGGGCCGCCGGCCGGGCCGCGGCCCAGGCGGTCGGCTGA